The following DNA comes from Pleuronectes platessa chromosome 9, fPlePla1.1, whole genome shotgun sequence.
ggggtagtggttgttgtaattgggatagtggttgttgtggttggggtagtggttgttgtagttggggtagttgttgttgtcgttggggtagtggttgttgtggttggggtagtggttgttgtagttggggtagtggttgttgtaattgggatagtggttgttgtggttggggtagtggttgttgtagttggggtagttgttgttgtcgttggggtagtggttgttgtggttggggtagtggttgttgtagttggggtagtggttgttgtagttggggtagtggttgttgtaattgggatagtggttgttgtggttggggtagtggttgttgtagttggggtagttgttgttgtcgttggggtagtggttgttgtagttggggtagttgttgttgtcgttggggtcgtggttgttgttgatgGGGTCGTggtggttggggtagtggttgttgttgttggggtagtggttgttgtagttggggtagtggttgttgtagttggggtagtggttgttgtaattgggatagtggttgttgtggttggggtagtggttgttgtagttggggtagttgttgttgtcgttggggtagtggttgttgtggttggggtagtggttgttgtagttggggtagttgttgttgtcgttggggtcgtggttgttgttgatgGGGTCGTGgtggttggggttgtggttgttgtagttggggtagtggttgttgtagttggggtcgtggttgttgtagttggggcagtggttgttgtagttggggtagtggttgttgttgatgGGGTCGTGgtggttggggttgtggttgttgtagttggggtagtggttgttgtagttggggtagtggttgttgtaattgggatagtggttgttgtgattggggtagtggttgttgtagttggggtagttgttgttgtcgttggggtcgtggttgttgttgattGGGTCGTGgtggttggggttgtggttgttgtagttggggtcgtggttgttgtggaTGGGGTCGTGgtggttggggttgtggttgttgtagttggggtagtggttgttgtagttggggtagtggttgttgtcgttggggaagtggttgttgtagttggtgtagtggtcgttgtagttggggtagtggttgttgtcattggggtagtggttgttgtagttggggtagtggttgttgtcgttggggtagtggttgttgtagttggggtagttgttgttgtcgttgggatagtggttgttgtagttggggcagtggttgttgtagttggggtagtggttattgtagttggggtagtggtagttgcagttggggtagtggttgttgttgttggggtagtggttgttgttggggtagtggttgttgtagttgggatagtggttgttgtagttggggtagtggttgttgtagttggggtagtggttgttgtagttggtgtagtggttgttgtagttggggtagtggttgttgtagttggggttgttgtagttggggtagtggttgttgtagttggggtagttgtcgttgtagttggggtagtggttgttgtagttggggtagtggtagtcgTTGTTGTAGTGAGAGTGTTACACAAACTAGTCCCACAACAGGCTGGTCCACTGGTAATGGTACCAACACTTTGCATGAAAGGCAGTGACCCCAGGCtggcagcagctgcacacagatTTGTAGATGCACAGCCAAAAGCTGGAGAAGTGACGCCCGTATTTGTCACTAAAGATGAAACACAATCGTAGGTTTGTTAGTTGGATAATTTCAGAGAGAATTCTTCACTTTAAGAGGAACTTGAATTCATGAGGaaatttattttaatgacaGCAATTTAACATTAGTCGTTGCCATAGTTACAGTCGTGCAGTATTTTAGCATCGCACCTTATTACTGACATGTACACGTGTACTTCAGGACCTCGTGACTTCACTAATTTCACTGTTATATGTTCTCACGTGTGCAGCAGAGAATACGTGTGATCCAATCCAACCACACCCTTCAACTATACTGGTTGTTTTCAGAGGTGATACAGGCCTGAAGCtttcaaccagcagagggcagcagaacACTGTGTTTCAGTCTGATGTTAAGTTACTTGTCTCAGTGAAAGAAGCAAGTCCACAATTTAAACATACGTTCACGTAagtcaaaatgttgaactaaatcaaactcaattaatcaatcaatcaatcatcaatacaattttatttgtatagcccatattcacaaatcacaattcgtctcatagggcttttacatggtgtgacatcctctgtccttaaccctcagcaagagtcaggacaaactactaaaaacccttttaacaggtaaaaatacgtagaaacctcagagagacacatgtgagggatccgtctcccaggacggacagaagtgcattagatgtcaggtgtaggaaaacatcatcaagataaaggttttagaaacattgatgagggtaaacattttgaaggataacttcaatactacatgtcaagcagtcctgctgcatcatAGTCTATGGGCAGCAGCCAGtaagatcatgatccgccatccagatcggatccactatagtatAATTAATGAGTTTGTTCAATGTTCATtgttgatttgtatttatttcatgttttcaaaGCTGTTCCCATTTCTTAGTTCAATGATTATCAAAACAAATAATTGTTCTTTTAAGTCACTTTTGAATCAAAGAAACTCTCAAAATGAGCAAAAACTTATTTTGTTGACAAAGCAAGAGACTTTTATACGGAAGCGTGATGAATTCACTTGAAATTATAGTTCCTGTATAGACATGGACTTGCTGTTATGAATCTGTAATTTCACAAAGGAAAAGTTTTATGTTTTAGACCCTTCAAAGAGGCACAAGCTCTTACTGTGTTGTTTAGTGAAGTTTCtaataaacctgaaaacatcagttgAAAGTCTCGACTATCTTTAGGGGGATATGCTTCAGATAGATAAAGgatatttttcatctttgtcattaattcaaatattttgtttgttacTCTTTTGTAATTCACTGTTATTTATACAGAAGGAGagtctgtctgacagttttaagCGTTATACTATATatgttatggatcataaatACAGAGTAACACAGATGATACAGATTTAATTAAAGTGCTTTAAATGTTTAGTACATGAGTAAAAATATCTTAACTCTTCACTCATTAGTATGAATATGTTAAAAATACCTAAAGGTAGTAGAATAGGTTTGAAGTAAACTTTATATAAATGCAGTATATAAGAAGAAGACTTACCACTGGCTTGAAAGCAGAGATCCTCTGTTCCCTTACATTGTACTGAAGAGCTGCAATCAGAGGTGACGGGGTTACAAACGTGACACTGTAGACTGTTAACTGCTGGAACCTCAGGTactgaaacagacaaaaaatgaTACTGTTtattagaggaagagagaagatggAAGTGTTATGGATTAAAAACAGAACATGTCAGGAGAAGGATGCAGATTAATAAGACTCATCTACATCTACTTACAAGGCAGAGTATTGGAGTTGCAGCTGTCTGTGTTGCAGCATGTAGCATTTGCAAGTGCACTGGAAAGACCCAAGTTCACTGAAAATGTAGAAGAGCCAATGGCTggacacagggaggggggggcacaggCCTTGTAGATTTGCTGTCCAGGAGTCCCAGATGAAACGGCTGCAGAGTCAAAGTGCAGTTTGTTAATGGTGATGGAAAGCACACGTCACTTTGCAGTACATGTATTTCACTGGAAAGTAACTTGTAGAGAAGTTTACCTTGAATGGAAGCTGTGATACACATCGTGCCTGTGGGACATGtaactgctgctgtggttgAACAGGCAGCATCTGTACAAGTTTCACACACAAGTGCTTCACCTGCAATGTGGAGAAAAATAGTCAGTGATATGTTGATCTGATCTAAATTGTGGTTCATAAAGGCTCAAAAATCTTCTCACTGTTCAAAAGGAGTTTCAGACATATGGGttgtaatttaaatataaatagacaCTACATACATGACTCTAAATTATTTCATCTGCTTCCTACCTGTTTAGTCTGTTTCTTGTACTGCTGTACTGTAACTTATGAATTTCTCCTCTGAGGATCAATAGAGCCTCCTTATATTGTCAAGGatattaataatacaatatgataaataataatatattattaaaaatagtaaTTAGTTACCTGTGCTGGAGAGCGCCCAGATGAGAGTCAGAGAAAGAAGCAGCTTCATCATGATGAACAGGTAAGTTCAGTAGATTCCTTATACGACCTCTCATCTGCACGGAGGCACTTTATATACTCTACAGGTGATGAACGCCTGTATGACTGATACACGTCTGAATATCTCAGGGATTGGGcgtgtttacatttttacagcGTGATCATTCAAACTGTCAGTCTCTCTTTTGTCAAAGAGGAAAACACGTCAACACACGACAACACACGACAACACACGACAACACACCTAAACACACCCATTTATACTTCGTCACTGTTAACCTCTTCAGCATAGTgcaccaaaaacaaaaagcctaAAACATAGACCTACATTTCCCTCAGGATCATTTAAGTATCCAAATGTGTATatcattaatatattaatgtatttGATATGGCTTAATTATAGAGTTTAACAGACTTTCTCTGAGTAGCAGAATCTGTCATTAAAAgttttgatttcatgtttctCAGAActctaaataaaagaaaagctgTTTTTACAATGATCACATGTCACATACGCTTCTTGTCATTTATCATCTGGAATGTTGTGAAACTGGTAACCTGTTTGTTAATACATCTTGATGCAGCagcttaaaaataattaaataaaatgtgttaataataattataggaTATTACACTAATCAAGTAGTAGTAGAATTCAGTATTAGTGGGTTGAATTCAAGTTAAATATAATTGAAACATTACACATGTTTTGTATCATTATGTATCATCATATAGTTTAACCAATATTGCCATGAATAAAACTACACCTTGAATCTTGCCGAGTTGAGGCTAATTTTAAACATGCTGACTTTATTTACTACTGTGTTGCATTAATAAGCACAACATAGGGTTTGTACCTGCAAAGTAACTTGTAGCAAAGTTAAATTCAATTGGGTAAGGAAATACTGAATTAAAAGAGAATTATTTGGAAATCACACTGTGCAATAACCATTAGTTAATTCTAGATTCAAAATCGTTATTGTCATCATTGTACAATGAAATTATAAGAGTCTTTTCTTTCCaagatatatctatatatagggGTCAAAATGTTGATAAATATAGTTTGAAAACAACGATAGTAGCAGCATCAGCAACTAACTACAAACAGAAGATaagaaataaacatatttacagtgaaaaacaagatttgtggGGGGGTTCAGTCCCTGAAGGAGAGTTGTGAGTGCGTTAATCACAGCccttgatgtgtgtgtgggtttcctTCATAGTccttctgtgtgtcctgctatgttcaccagatggatcaaaggcagaggacaaatttcccccatttgcatgtagtGTGTctgaccaataaatgtatcttgcaAACACTGTCTCATCCGTCAACACCACGTCATGACGGTAAGCGTGAtgcatcatttcctgttttcttgccgcTGGTGGTGATCGCTCTCTGAACTAGCTCctctggtaaacacagctggttctctgtagcactacggctaaaatcaccggtctgtagttacaTCTCAACCCCTACTCTCTGGTGCTTAGTGatcctgtgttctgtttgagctcgcCCTCGTAGCTCTagagcagcgatgtcttctctctctccctgttgctccactgctctctcttacttggccccaaacaccttagagatacattatctaatgatatagctgcgctagacgacattgcccttgcttccaatgaaacagtcaggaacttgggagtgatctttgatcctgatttgtcctttaattcacacctgaaacaaatttctaggaccgcctatTTCCACTTgcataatatctcaaaaatcagacatgtcctttcgcaaaaagatgcagaaaaactagtccacgcctttgttacatcaagactggactattgtagtTCAGTACTATCAAGCTCCACCACCAaacgtttagtttaaaaaggcatagaggtattgatggctgatctactgagtgggccatggttttcatcgtactaccatacaaacctagcctgacgttgtctgactcacaattctagtcagtttagtccattgggctgtgattatggggcgtgtttcaactgaccaggaagtaaaattcttcttcgctcaattggatagacctacaaccaatcagagcaacgtagtatgtgacgtatgctaagcaacgcattgtgagttatttactaacgccgggttcacaccggacgcttcagcgcagcgccaagccttaaataacagctggctcccatccactcccatgttaaaactttgtgccggtcacaccggaggctgaagcaccgcgaggcagccttgacgcagcgtggtgcttcagcctccggtgtgaccggcacaaagccgttcagcgatctactggatcaacgggtgatattattagcgctgcccggcggttcagcgtcgcttcagtgtctggtgtgAACAGCccagcgccggggcgatagggattagcgcggtgctttggcgtcgcctccacgttctgtgttcctctttcaaaatgaatgcgctgtcgatgtcttctaaaacagactcaatggcagcatctacacatctcagctcgccagcggcaggcatgttggtggaaaacgaattcaacccaagggcactttgatgacgtggttgattacgttaccgttgatcatctgtcaatcatcgtataaagcccgccctgacaatctgattggcccggtcgggccagaatttttcctcaacggagcgactccagaccgaactgcccgacctaaaatgttgtgggcggggctaagttcgtctggcatccaggctaatacaaaccagtagccagtcagatttaccttgagcctcagtgtaccagcaagttcagcctgtatcattgattacaaggcaaaagcCCTGATGATGCTAAGACGcagagggaatttatgacacatgacacacggagcttctctttccagcttctccttcctcttcttcatccctatcacatcgaggtaa
Coding sequences within:
- the LOC128448205 gene encoding mucin-2-like, translated to TTPTTTTTTPTTTTTTPTTTTTTPTTTTTIPTTTTTTPTTTTTPTTTTTTPTATTTTPTTITTTPTTTTTAPTTTTTIPTTTTTTPTTTTTTPTTTTTTPTTTTTTPMTTTTTPTTTTTTPTTTTTSPTTTTTTPTTTTTTPTTTTTTPTTTTPSTTTTTPTTTTTTPTTTTQSTTTTTPTTTTTTPTTTTTTPITTTTIPITTTTTPTTTTTTPTTTTTTPTTTTPSTTTTTPTTTTTAPTTTTTTPTTTTTTPTTTTTTPTTTTPSTTTTTPTTTTTTPTTTTTTPTTTTTTPTTTTTTPTTTTTTPTTTTTIPITTTTTPTTTTTTPTTTTTTPTTTTTTPTTTTPSTTTTTPTTTTTTPTTTTTTPTTTTTTPTTTTTTPTTTTTIPITTTTTPTTTTTTPTTTTTTPTTTTTTPTTTTTTPTTTTTTPTTTTTIPITTTTTPTTTTTTPTTTTTTPTTTTTTPTTTTTTPTTTTTIPITTTTTPTTTTTTPTTTTTTPTTTTTTPTTTTTTPTATTTTPTTITTTPTTTTTAPTTTTTTPTTTTTTPTTTTTTPTTTTPSTTTTTPTTTTTTPTTTTPTPTTTTTTPTTTTTTPTTTTTTPTTTTTTPNTTTKTPTTSTTTTTAPTTTTTTPTTSTTTSTTTTVATTTTAATTTATTSPTT